The Myxococcus virescens genome segment GTGCCCGAGGGCTTCCGCGTCTGGGGCCTGCCAGGATGGGGGGCCGTGGAGGCGGGGATGCGAGTCGCGGCGCGCTCGACGGCGGCGACATTCCAGGCCCGCTTCACCCTGCGCAGGCGGTGGGCGCAGGCGGCCTCGGCGCTGCTTCCGGCGTCGGTGGAGACGGTGCTCGCGCCATCGCTCGGCGCCCGGGAGGTCTTCGCGATGGCACGCCGCCGGGGCGCGCGCTGCGTGCTGGTGGAGGACCTGCCTTCCTTGAGGGCACTGCACGCGGACCTGGACGCCGCGGCCGTGAGACACCCGGAGGAGGCCTTCCTTCGCAACCACCGCGCGTCCGCGGAGGACGTCGCCCGGCAGGAGGCGGAGCGTGTCCTCGCGGATGAAATCTGGGTGCGAGGCGAGCTCGCCCTCGAGCGGCTGCGGCTGGCCGGACACGCCCCGGAGAAGCTCCGCAGGCTGCATTTTCCACCAGACCGCGAACCGCCCCAGGCGCCCCGTCTGCCCCAGCGCCACGGCCCGCACGTGGCCCTCCTCGCAGGGCCCGCTCTCGCGCGCGGCGGACTGCGAGAAGCCTTGGCGGTGCTCGACGAACGGCCTCAGTGGAACCTCTGGGTGCGCCCCGCCGAGGGCACGGACCCACGGCACCTGAACCACCCGCGAGTGCGGAAGGTGACGGCGCAGGTCCAGCGCACGCTCCAGCAGGTGGACGTGGTGCTCGCGCCAGCGTGGTGTGAGAGCCATCTGGGCGAGCTGGCGCAGGCGCGGGAGCAAGGCATCCCCATCATCGCCACGGACCGCGCCGCGGGCTTCTGGCCCTGTCGGGCGATTCCTCGCGGCGATGTGCCCGCCCTCATCGCCGAACTGGACGCGCTGACCGCGCGCTGAAGTCCACGCCTGTTGGCGCCAACCCCACGCGAAGCGCCGGCCGGGGCGGCCCTTGATGGAGCCGAGCGCGCTAGGTGTTCCGTCCCCGGCTCGCGAGGACGCGGTCAATCATCTGCTCGTGCAGCGCATGGAGCGGTTGGGCGACGTGTTCGCCCTCCAGATACGCAAGCGCACCGGCGATGGCCTCCAGCGTGGACATGCCATCCGGGTGGGGCGGGCGACGCAGGCGCCGCGAGTCCGGCGCGGGCGGTGGCAGCTTCAAGCCGGGCAGCCGCCGCAGCGCGGGGACTCGCTGCACCATGCGGCGTGCTTGTCCCCAGCTCCCATCCAGGATGATGAGCCTGCTGGGAAAGGCCGCACCGGACGCGGGCTCGTGGTGCGCGTCCGGGAACAGCAGCCACGTGTCATCGCCCTCCAGGACGGAGGCGTCGAAGGGGACGCCCGGCGAGCCATAGGAGACGATGCTGCACCGGGGAATGGCGAGCGCCGCCATGCGCGCGGTGTTGGTGGATTTGAGCGTCTCCTTGTGGTGCCGGACGATGAGCAGCTCCGTGCGAGTGGAGACGCACGGCACCTCGGCGCACAGACACAGGGCAACAGGGAGGAAACAGCGCGGGCAGCGACCCGCGAGGTCCTCGGGCGTTCGAGACCTCATTTGCCCTGGCGGTATCGCTCCATGAGGGTCCGGGCCTCGCGCAGCTTCTCCTCGACGAAGCGGTCATCCGCGTCCGGCTCGTACTCCGCGTCGGGCAGGTCGAGGTGGAAGAGGGCGGAGAGGCTGACGGGCGTCACTTCCAACCATTCGGCGGTGCGGTTGAGCGCGGCCTGACGGCGGCCCGCGAAGGTCTCCGGCCCATCTTCGGGGCCGCAGCGGCAGATGCGCGCCGAGTCACCGGACACGTCCACGTAGAGCCCCAGCACCTCCGCGTCCAGCTCCGCGGCCAGCGCGCACGTGGCCTCGCTGACGTAGGCGGCCATGGCCTGCGCCGCGGAGCGCTCCGTCAGCGAGCGGACCAGGAACACCTGCCAGCCGGCTTCGGTAATCGCGCCGGCTTCCTGGAGCGGCGCCAGCTCCGCGGGCGGCGCGTGGATGCGCGTGAGCAGCCGTCGCACGGGCACTTCCATCCGCTCGAGCCGGGCGCTCGACGCGGGACAGAAGAAGACGACGCGATACTCACGGCTGTCGGCTGCGGTTTCCATAGGCATACGGCGTCGCCAGGAACGGAGGGGAGAGTGTGTGCGGGGGCCCAAGAGGACCAAAGGACTCCCCAGACATGCAAGCGGTGATTTGGAGCCCGTGTTTCAGCGCGCCGCGGCGCGCAGCGGCACAGCCTGGAGAATGGCGCGTCGCTCGGCCGCCACCCATGCGCCCGCCACCAGCACCAGCAGGCCTCCGCCCAGGGCGACGGGCGTCAGCGTCTCCGAGAAGAAGGCCCAGCCCACCAACGACGCGGTGAGTGGCTCCAGGTACGTGAGCGCCGCCGCGGCCGCGGTGGGAACCTGCCGCAGACCGGTATGGAAGAGGATGTTTCCAATGAGGCCGCAAACGATACCGCCCACGAGCACGAGGAGCGTGCCTCCATCCACCGTGGGTGGCAGTACCCGGTCTCCGAAACAGAGCAGCAGCACGCCCGCGGAGATGGGGGCATGCAGTGATGTCACGGCCATGGGTGAATACGCCCGCGCCGCCTGTTTCGCGGCCAGGACGATGATGGCGTAGAAGCAGGCGCTGCCCGCGCCCAGCAGCGCCGTCAGCCCCGAGAAGTCACCGTCGGGCCGGCCGATGAGCAGGGCGAGGCCCACCAGCGTCACCGGGCCGCCTATCAGGGCCCGGGTGGAGCGCTCCTCGCCCAGCACCCAGGGGGCCAGCAGCGCCAGCAGCAAAGGCGCCAGGTAGTGCGTCAGCACGGCGATGGACACCGGCCCGCGCTCCATGGCGGCGAAGAAGAGGGCCGTGTTCGCCGCGTCCGCCAGCGCCACGACGAGCAGCGCGAGGGTGGCCCGGCGGTCGCGCAGGGCATCGCGCCGGAACAGGAACGGCGCCGGGAGCGACATGGCCAGGAGCACGAGGAATGCGTTCTGCGGCCCGGCGAGCCCCGCTGGACGGAAGAAGAGCGCCCAGCACCCCCAGAGGGTGGCCCCGGCCGCGACCATGGCGAAGTACCGCACCGTGTGACTCCTGGTGACTCCGGCGCGCACTCCGGCTCCGGCGGGCGCGCAGCCTACCTCAGCCAGCGGTTCGCGTATCGTCCGCGCGTTGGGCCTCGGCCTGGGCTCGCAGGCCCTCCATGTCGGGCGTGAAGGGGCGGTCGGGGACGAGGCGCGCCCGGCGGATGCGGTCCATGCGGAACATGCGCGCCGCGGCCTTCTCCACGTCCCGGGCCAGCACGTACCAGACGGGCGATTCGACCAGCAGCCCGTGCGGCTCCACGATGCGGCGGGTCGCCTTGCCGTGCCGGTCGCGGTATTCGAAGGACAGGCAGACCTGCTCGCGGAAGGCCCGCTCGAAGACGGCGAGCAGCTCCTCCGGCGGTGTTCCGACATCCGCCAGCACGCGGGCGCTCGCCGGCCGTCCCACCACCACGCGGCGGCAGAGCTCACGCATGCCCCGGGCCCGCTCCTTGGGGACGCTGGCGAAGAGCTTCTGGAGCCCCGAGCGCGTCGCGCTGCCCCAGGGCAACGTGCTGCCCGTCGCGGACAGGTTCGCGGCCAGCCAGAGCGCGACCACCTCCTCCTGCGACAGGTGGACGGCCGCCACGCCCCGGTCCCGCTCCAGCCGGACGCCACCTCCAGGGCCTGTGTCACTGCTCAGGGGAATGCCTTGTTGTCGCAGCGTCGCCAGGTCCCGGTGGACGGTGCGCGCGCTCACGTCGAGCGCCTCGGCGATCTCCGCCACCGTCGTCCCATCCCGGCCCCGCAGGAAGTCCAGCAGCCGCATCACCCGGTCGACTCGAGCCATTGCTGACAGTTTCTGTCAGGGATGGGCCGTACTCCACAAGCATCAGGTCGCGCACGACCGCGCGCTTCGAGGCGAGAGGAGGCCGTCATGATGGGTTCCAAGGGACTGCTGAATGTCGACGATGGGGGCGTGGGTGGACTGCCGGTGGTGTTCGTCCATTCGAGTGCCGGCAACACCACGCACTGGGCCGCGCAGCTGTCGCATCTGCGCACGCACCGCCGTGCCTTGGCACTGGACCTGCGTGGCCACGGGAAGTCCGAGCTGCCACGCGACGGCGGCTTCGCCGTGGAGGACTTCGCGCGGGATGTGGGGACGGTGGTGGATGGGCTGGGGCTTCAGCGCTTCGTGCTGGTGGGGCGCAGCCTGGGCGGGGCTGTCTGCGTGGCCTACGCGGGGGCGCATCCGGACCGCGTCGCGGGGTTGTTCCTCCTCGACCCGGCCTCGGATGGACGCTCGATGCCCGCGGAGCAGGCCCAGGGCTTGATGGCGGTGCTGGGGACCGAGGCCTGGAGCGCGGTGGTGGAGGAGGCCTGGGGCCCCATGTTGGCGCCGTCCCGGCCGGAGGTGCGCGAGCGGGTGCTCTCCGAGATGCGCGCCACGTCCCAAGAGGGCGTCCGGGGCGGACTGGGAGCCCTGTTGGACTTCGACCCCGTGACGCCGCTGCGGCGCTACTCGGGGCCGCGTCTGTCGATGGTGACGGCCTTCAACGAGGAACCGGGCGCATATCACCACCTGGTGCCGGAGCTGCCGCACGCGAAGGTGGAGGGCACGGGGCACTGGGTGCAGCTCGACGCGCCGGACGAGGTGAATCGGCTGCTGGACGGCTTTCTCGCCACGGTGCGCTGAGCGCGCGCGTTCGCCGCGCGTGTTATCTACGGCCCGTGCCCCGGCCCAAGCTGCACAGCGACGAAGCCATCCTCGACGCCGCCATGTCCGTGTTGCTTCGGAGCGGGCCGGCCGCATTCACGCTGAATGACGTGGCCGTCGCGGTGGGCATGTCCCGCGCGGCGCTCATCCAGCGCTTCAAGAACAAGGAGCACCTCTACTTCCGGCTCATGGAGCGGACCGCCGAGCAGAAGCGCGAGTACTTCGCCGGTCTGCCCGTGGAAGTCGGAGCTCAGGGCCTCTGGCGTTTCCTGAAGACGCTGGTCTCGGTGATGGGGGAGGGCGAGGCGCTCGACGCACACCTGCTCCTGGCCTGGGAGGACGTGAGAGACCCCACGTTGAGGCGGATGGCGCATGAGCGGAATCTGCTCGTGCGCGACGCCATCGCCGTCCGGCTTCCGCCCTGCGTCGACCGGGGCGCGGTGTCCGCCTTGCTTCAAGACGTCATCGCGGGTGCGACGATGCAGTGGTTGGTGGAGCGGACACCACCGTTGACGGAGTACGTCCTCGCTCGCTTGCGCACGTTGCTCGGGTGCGTGTTTCCACGAGAGTCCTTCGACTGAAGGTTGTGTCGCTTGGAGGG includes the following:
- a CDS encoding tRNA-uridine aminocarboxypropyltransferase → MRSRTPEDLAGRCPRCFLPVALCLCAEVPCVSTRTELLIVRHHKETLKSTNTARMAALAIPRCSIVSYGSPGVPFDASVLEGDDTWLLFPDAHHEPASGAAFPSRLIILDGSWGQARRMVQRVPALRRLPGLKLPPPAPDSRRLRRPPHPDGMSTLEAIAGALAYLEGEHVAQPLHALHEQMIDRVLASRGRNT
- a CDS encoding DMT family transporter, yielding MRYFAMVAAGATLWGCWALFFRPAGLAGPQNAFLVLLAMSLPAPFLFRRDALRDRRATLALLVVALADAANTALFFAAMERGPVSIAVLTHYLAPLLLALLAPWVLGEERSTRALIGGPVTLVGLALLIGRPDGDFSGLTALLGAGSACFYAIIVLAAKQAARAYSPMAVTSLHAPISAGVLLLCFGDRVLPPTVDGGTLLVLVGGIVCGLIGNILFHTGLRQVPTAAAAALTYLEPLTASLVGWAFFSETLTPVALGGGLLVLVAGAWVAAERRAILQAVPLRAAAR
- a CDS encoding helix-turn-helix transcriptional regulator: MARVDRVMRLLDFLRGRDGTTVAEIAEALDVSARTVHRDLATLRQQGIPLSSDTGPGGGVRLERDRGVAAVHLSQEEVVALWLAANLSATGSTLPWGSATRSGLQKLFASVPKERARGMRELCRRVVVGRPASARVLADVGTPPEELLAVFERAFREQVCLSFEYRDRHGKATRRIVEPHGLLVESPVWYVLARDVEKAAARMFRMDRIRRARLVPDRPFTPDMEGLRAQAEAQRADDTRTAG
- a CDS encoding alpha/beta fold hydrolase — protein: MMGSKGLLNVDDGGVGGLPVVFVHSSAGNTTHWAAQLSHLRTHRRALALDLRGHGKSELPRDGGFAVEDFARDVGTVVDGLGLQRFVLVGRSLGGAVCVAYAGAHPDRVAGLFLLDPASDGRSMPAEQAQGLMAVLGTEAWSAVVEEAWGPMLAPSRPEVRERVLSEMRATSQEGVRGGLGALLDFDPVTPLRRYSGPRLSMVTAFNEEPGAYHHLVPELPHAKVEGTGHWVQLDAPDEVNRLLDGFLATVR
- a CDS encoding TetR/AcrR family transcriptional regulator; its protein translation is MPRPKLHSDEAILDAAMSVLLRSGPAAFTLNDVAVAVGMSRAALIQRFKNKEHLYFRLMERTAEQKREYFAGLPVEVGAQGLWRFLKTLVSVMGEGEALDAHLLLAWEDVRDPTLRRMAHERNLLVRDAIAVRLPPCVDRGAVSALLQDVIAGATMQWLVERTPPLTEYVLARLRTLLGCVFPRESFD